One window of the Zea mays cultivar B73 chromosome 3, Zm-B73-REFERENCE-NAM-5.0, whole genome shotgun sequence genome contains the following:
- the LOC100192666 gene encoding uncharacterized protein LOC100192666, with protein sequence MASPTRTPSPPPAVEPIAPSLSSEHPPVNPSCDGSFSPENPAPAPPPPPATPHPHTPSDSSPSSTPHPSAPQPLPSPPPHTPDDSSPSSTPHPSAPQPPPSPPPPSADASPPLSRQGETSPPRPSPPPSPAPVSPPTPAPASSEAKSEQEEAESASESGSMTLAIVLAKTEDATPPKASSAEASPTRSPQKESAVTIAKLLSAEDLAAMEAKATPDKVTPPSDAGSLAAAAAVTTVGGVSGGVGSKRWLLGGVPEKVRRAELRRAELGFRVSAAVFCLVALSVMAADTTTGWSGDSFRRYNEYRYVLAASVVTFTYCGFQLVAEVHYVVTGRHMIRAPFRSYFNLAMDQMLAYLLLSASSAALSRNGVWMSRFGGDQFTKLINVSASMAFLAFIALGLNSVISAYCFFSLVS encoded by the exons ATGGCCTCACCAACCCGAACACCATCGCCTCCGCCGGCGGTCGAGCCCATCGCGCCTTCTCTCTCTTCAGAACATCCGCCTGTCAACCCCTCCTGTGACGGATCCTTCTCGCCGGAGAACCCAGCGCCagctccacctcctccccctgCTACTCCGCATCCTCATACTCCCAGCGATAGCTCTCCTTCCTCAACTCCGCAtccctcggcgccacagcctcttCCATCTCCGCCTCCTCATACTCCCGACGATAGCTCTCCTTCCTCAACTCCGCATCCCTCGGCGCCACAGCCCCCACCATCTCCGCCTCCGCCGAGCGCTGATGCTTCTCCTCCACTTTCGCGACAGGGCGAAACGTCACCGCCGCGCCCATCGCCCCCTCCCTCACCCGCTCCAGTATCCCCGCCTACTCCAGCGCCGGCGTCCTCGGAAGCCAAGTCGGAGCAGGAGGAGGCGGAATCGGCTAGCGAATCGGGGAGCATGACGCTAGCCATCGTTCTAGCCAAAACTGAAGATGCAACGCCGCCGAAGGCCTCCTCGGCCGAGGCGTCCCCAACCAGATCGCCGCAGAAGGAATCGGCCGTCACCATCGCGAAGCTCCTCTCCGCCGAAGACCTCGCGGCGATGGAGGCTAAGGCCACGCCGGACAAGGTTACACCTCCGAGCGACGCTGGGTCCctcgccgctgccgccgccgttaCTACCGTTGGGGGAGTCAGTGGCGGCGTGGGGTCCAAGAGGTGGCTCCTAGGCGGCGTCCCGGAGAAGGTGCGGCGCGCTGAGCTGAGGAGGGCCGAGCTAGGGTTTAGGGTTTCGGCCGCCGTGTTCTGCCTGGTCGCGCTCTCCGTCATGGCGGCCGATACCACGACGGGCTGGTCCGGCGACTCCTTCCGCCGCTACAACGAGTACAG GTACGTACTTGCTGCGAGCGTCGTGACTTTTACCTACTGTGGATTCCAGTTGGTAGCCGAGGTGCATTACGTTGTCACAGGGAGACACATGATTCGAGCCCCATTCCGCAGCTACTTCAATCTTGCCATGGATCAG ATGTTAGCTTACCTCCTGTTGTCAGCATCTTCAGCAGCGCTTTCTCGTAATGGTGTTTGGATGTCGCGGTTTGGAGGGGATCAGTTTACCAAACTGATCAATGTCTCGGCTTCCATGGCATTCCTAGCTTTCATTGCTCTGGGTCTTAACTCGGTGATCTCTGCTTACTGCTTCTTCAGCTTGGTTTCATAG